A stretch of DNA from Pseudoliparis swirei isolate HS2019 ecotype Mariana Trench chromosome 5, NWPU_hadal_v1, whole genome shotgun sequence:
acaagTTTTTGTGAATGAAACAGCCCAACATGTTATAAACTAGTACAACCACAACATGAACCTGCTGGTCTGTTGTGGGACATCAGGACGTTCAACCCTGAACATTTACTTAAGGTctttaaaaaggtaaatatGTGTTTATCCGTTATAGAAAACCAAATGTCCCCTAAacctaaaacaaatatattgtttCCACTTATTTTGATAATTTGAGTTTTTAATGATGTAATTAACTGAACCTCTAtgagagatgatgtcataacTCTGTAATATGATGTCATGAAACTTTCATTCCTTCTGAGTCGTTAACACGACAAAaagcaaaaacataaaaaacacggAGACACGTTTCTCTGGATTTTATTTGAAGACAGGAAGTGGCGAGCAGCGTTCTGACGCTCCACTTGCATGTTGACGTCGGATCGACAGTCagattatttagtattttatatttcttgCGGAACCTGTTTGGTGGACTTAAAGAAAGTCAAACATCTGGAACCAGCTGCTGGCGTGTTGAGGTCCTGAACCGGATCAGATGTTCCGGCTCGGGGTGGACCATGTGATCTGTAGTCCTGGTCCGGGTCGGTCTCAGTGGGAGGAACCTCACACTGAAGGGGGGTCCcacctcttcatcatcagtggTCACTACTCGGCCTTCTTGGCCTTCCTCTTGCGGACGCCTTCGCTCAGCTCCTCCTTGGTTTtcagaggtgaaggtggagcgGCGGCCGGAGCGTGGTGGTGGTCTTCCTCAGACCCACCCAGAGGGGAACCGAACAGCAGGTGGGAAACCCAGGACTCGACGAGGGTGAAGGGGGAGCCGTGAGAGTGTCGGGCCGTCATCACCACCTGGAGGTCGGTTAGAGGAGATCAGAGTTCAGAGCGGGGAGATCCACTGAAGACCGCCGGGTCGGTTCTGGTGTCGACCGGTAAGAACATGGACATGTTTACAAGGCAGAGCGGGTCTCACGACACAGTATAAGTGGAGCGAGACAAAGACACTCAAGATCTGTTCCTCTGCACGTCTACCAactgtatacaagtaaaatattaaaaagctgGAGTCACCAAATTATTAATGGAGGCCATCTTGAAAACATGTAATGAAATAGAATTAAAATCAGAGatacaaacaaaacatgcaaaaaaaataacattcaaAGTCCATAaaacactaatatatatatatatatatatatatgaaccagCACAGTGCAGCTAGATGGGCTGCTTTTGGAAATATTTACCAACTCATGACAGCAAATATTTTACTGGAAGGGAgaattattttgtaatttttaactaactaactaaataaaACCAGTAATGTATTTAGTTTGTGCTGCTCTGTGTGCTCTAGTCAACCAGATCCGAGACTGTCGGGCTCTGACCTTGCTGGTGGCCATGAAGAGGGTGAAGACGAGGATGAGGGTGCTCTTGGACACCGGCAGCCACTGAGCCTCCTGCAGGGTGAAGAGCACGGCGCCGTACAGGCTGGCCTTGGTGGGgctgcagagagaagaggacGACGTCATCTTATGGAGTCAACTTCTTCTGGAGACCAATCCAGTTATTCAGGACAGTCCAGGCTTTTCTCTTCGGGGATAAGAGCTCTTCTTCTGGCACCGGGTATGTACATTGGCTTATGACAGCCTGTCAACATGTTGTAAagtcaccactagggggcaccagactgtgtgtgtacattagcTTCATTACTTCATAAagtcaccactagggggcaccagattgtgtgtgtgtgtacattagcttcataacttcataaagtcaccactagggggcaccaGCCTGTCGTCCCTACCACTCACAAGGACATGTTGAGGACCTCGTTGCTCTCCGGCCTCCACACGCCACGCAGCAGCTGCTCGAAGTTGGAAATGAGAGCCACGCCGGAGCCTGCAGATGGAAATAGACCGAGAGGAAAGCTCCATGTTCAACGAGCCTCACTGCTTATGATTCACATGGACATGTCTCTCCTGCAGTtccacatcacatgaacacctctctgactggtacatgaacacctctctgactggtgtatgaacacctctctgactggtgcatgaacacctctctgactggtgtatgaacacctctctgactggtacatgaacacctctctgactggtacatgaacacctctctgattggtgtatgaacacctctctgactggtgtatgaacacctctctgactggtgtatgaacacctctctgactggtacatgaacacctctctgactggtacatgaacacctctctgactggtacatgaacacctctctgactggtacatgaacacctctctgactggtacatgaacacctctctgactggtgcatgaacacctctctgactggtgtatgaacacctctctgactggtacatgaacacctctctgactggtacatgaacacctctctgactggtacatgaacacctctctgactggtgtatgaacacctctctgactggtgtatgaacacctctctgactggtgcatgaacacctctctgactggtacatgaacacctctctgactggtgtatgaacacctctctgactggtacatgaacacctctctgactggtgtatgaacacctctctgactggtgcatgaacacctctctgactggtatatgaacacctctctgactggtacatgaacacctctctgactggtacatgaacacctctctgactggtacatgaacacctctctgactggtacatgaacacctctctgactggtacatgaacacctctctgactggtacatgaacacctctctgactggtacatgaacacctctctgactggtgcatgaacacctctctgactggtgtatgaacacctctctgactggtacatgaacacctctctgactggtacatgaacacctctctgactggtacatgaacacctctctgactggtacatgaacacctctctgactggtgtatgaacacctctctgactggtgcatgaacacctctctgactggtacatgaacacctctctgactggtgtatgaacacctctctgactggtacatgaacacctctctgactggtgtatgaacacctctctgactggtgcatgaacacctctctgactggtatatgaacacctctctgactggtacatgaacacctctctgactggtacatgaacacctctctgactggtacatgaacacctctctgactggtgtatgaacacctctctgactggtacatgaacacctctctgactggtgcatgaacacctctctgactggtgtatgaacacctctctgactggtacatgaacacctctctgactggtacatgaacacctctctgactggtacatgaacacctctgtgactggtacatgaacacctctctgactggtacatgaacacctctctgactggtacatgaacacctctctgactggtgtatgaacacctctctgattggtgtatgaacacctctctgactggtacatgaacacctctctgactggtgtatgaacacctctctgactggtacatgaacacctctctgactggtacatgaacacctctctgactggtgtatgaacacctctctgactggtatatgaacacctctctgactggtacatgaacacctctctgactggtgtatgaacacctctctgactggtacatgaacacctctctgactggtatatgaacacctctctgactggtacatgaacacctctctgactggtgtatgaacacctctctgactggtgcatgaacacctctctgattggtgtatgaacacctctctgactggtacatgaacacctctctgactggtgtatgaacacctctctgactggtacatgaacacctctctgactggtatatgaacacctctctgactggtacatgaacacctctctgactggtgtatgaacacctctctgactggtgcatgaacacctctctgattggtatatgaacacctctctgactggtacatgaacacctctctgactggtgtatgaacacctctctgactggtacatgaacacctctctgactggtatatgaacacctctctgactggtacatgaacacctctctgactggtacatgaacacctctctgactggtgtatgaacacctctctgactggtgtatgaacacctctctgactggtgtatgaacacctctctgactggtacatgaacacctctctgattggtgtatgaacacctctctgactggtgtatgaacacctctctgactggtgtatgaac
This window harbors:
- the tmem38a gene encoding trimeric intracellular cation channel type A — translated: MEVLAALNLGDFAQIFSKMGMFPVFDLAYYIVSILYLKYEPGQCAHVLLFVCCCCSHCSFPLGLFPSAGSGVALISNFEQLLRGVWRPESNEVLNMSFPTKASLYGAVLFTLQEAQWLPVSKSTLILVFTLFMATSKVVMTARHSHGSPFTLVESWVSHLLFGSPLGGSEEDHHHAPAAAPPSPLKTKEELSEGVRKRKAKKAE